The genomic DNA GTATAGAAAACATTCAATCGATTTCAAGATTAAAGTGGTGAATGAGTATTTAACGGGGAACAATGGCTTTAACAGACTGGAAAGTAAGTATGGTATTACCAGTAGTTTAATCCGTACATGGGTCAATCAATTCAATCAAAATGGTGTTCAAGGATTGACGGCAGGGATGACAAAATCCACTTATTCCAAGTCATTTAAACTCGAGGTCATACAGTACCGTCTCGAACATCATTTATCATACAGGGAAACAGCGAATGCTTTTGACATACCGAATCCCTCAATCATTGCTCAGTGGCAGAGTCGGTATCATCAATATGGTATTCTGGGTTTAGAAACCCAACCGAAAGGCAGGCCGTCTAAACTGATGAATAAGAAACAATCCAGGAAGAAACGAAATGAAAGTCAGCCATTGAACGAAACAGAACGTGAGGAACTGGAACGTTTAAGAATTGAGAACCGTAAGCTGGAGGTCGCCATTGCCCTGGAAAAAAAGTTACAATCCTTAGCTCGAGACAAACGAACAAAGAAATAGTCAGAGTGATCATAGAGTTAAGGAAAACAGGGCGCTATCAGCTGAAAGAACTGCTTGAGACCGCAAAAATCGCAAAAAGTGTATTTAAGTACTGGAATGACCGGCTACCGGAGCAGCACGATAAAGAGGCTGAAATCGTCGAATCCATCCAGACGATCGTGGCTGAAAGCAAAGGCAGATATGGCTATCGTCGGGTCTGTTTGGCATTGAAAAATAAAGGGATGATAGTGAATCACAAGAAAGTGCTGCGTTTGATGCGGAAATATCAATTGCTTTGCGGTAAGTTTAAGCATAGAAACCGACAATACAAAGCATATAAAGGAAAAGTCGGTAAAATTGCTAAGAACAAACTGTCCCGCCGGTTTAAAACAGATCGTCCATATCAAAAAGTATTGACGGATATCACTCAGTTCAACATTCCAGCGTCCGGGGAGAAGCTTTACTTGTCGCCGTTCATGGATGCATTCAGCGGAGAGATTCTGTCTTGCAAAATCAATCGTTCACCCACACTGGATATCGCAATCGACCCTTTAATCGATTTGATTCAACAACGACCGATGTTGGACTATCGAATGACCGTCCACTCGGATCAGGGCTGGCACTATCAGCATAGACAGTGGGTCAAATACCTTAAGAAGCATCAGACATTCCAAAGTATGTCGAGAAAAGGCAACTGTCTGGATAATTCTCCAATGGAGAATTTCTTCGGGCTGTTGAAACAGGAAATGTTTTATGGCCAACAGTTTACGACCTATACAGAACTGGAATCTGCGATTCATCAATATATCGCTTTCTATAACAATGATAGAATTAAAACAAAACTAAAAGGCATGTCCCCTGTCAATTACAGGAGACACACCTTTAATAAAATCGCTTAACCAAAAGTTCAACTTTTGGGGTTCACTTCAAAAATTAAGCGGACTTTTTTGTATTCACTATTCTGCCGGAGTTCCCGGTTCAATGTCATATGATTTCTGTACTGTTTCGTTACGCTCGCCGAGACCGTCAGTTGTTTTCTTATCCCATACAGCCTGCTGTTTTTCTTTCAGCCCTGAAACCATCTTCTCAGGAATGACGTTGCGGTATTGCTTAGTCTCACCGAGTATGACTTTAATTGCCGGTTCCGTCACTTCGTGAGGGTCGAATTGTTCACTCGGGAATGCCGTTTTACTGTAATCAAATACCGTTTCACTGAGATCTGTCTCCCAGTTTTTCCACGTTTCAAATTCACGGTCATTAAATCCGGTTAAATAAGGTCCTGGATTAATCGTTGATACTTCCACATTGAATTCCTGAAGCTCTTTACTCAATGCCAGTGCAAAGGCTTCTACAGTATGCTTGGAACCTGAATACGGGCCGGACAGCGGATTTGTTGTAATCCCTGATACCGACGATACAAACACGATACGTCCGCTCTTATTCTCTACCATTTTACGGGCAAATCCTTTAGTTAAGAGTATCGGTCCAAAAACGTTAGCCTCGAACTGATGGCGTAGATTCTCTTCCGGTATATCAACTAATGAACCGCCTTCTTTGACTGCAGCGTTATTCACCAGCACATCAATATCCCACGTCCATGCTTTCTCACGGTCTTTAGCATTTGTTACGTCCAGTTTCTCAATCTGCATCGTCACACCGCGTTCGCGCGCTTCCTGCTCTAACGCTGAGACCTGCGACATCACTTCCACCGTTGCAATCACCGGATTGCCTTTTTCCGCCAGTGCAAATGCAATATTTTTACCGAAGCCTGTTCCGGCACCTGTAATAAGAACTGTCTGAGTCATTAAATAACCCTCCTGTTAATTTGATTCATTAGACTATATACCCTGTATAAATGATTTTAATTTCAGAATAGTGATTACAAATAAATATGGCGGGAATATAAATACTGTTTAAAGATGGAGGGATAATGATGGATTACAAACTACTGGGTAATTCAGGTTTAAATATTTCGAAGTACTCTCTTGGGACAATTCCATTCAGCGGCACAAACGGTTTTGAAGGCGCTGCGGATATGGGGCAGGAAACTGCAAATCATTTTGTCGACTATGCGCTCGATCACGGCATTAACCATTTCGATACAGCAAATCTGTACGCGAAAGGTGATGCAGAAATTGTACTCGGCAAAGCGCTGGGCAATAAGCGTAAAGATATGACGATTGCCAGCAAGACCGGTGTGCAGATTCAAGGCGGACCTAATGACGGCGGTGCAACTCGCATTAATATAGAATCCACAATTGATAAAACACTGGAACGTCTCGGGACGAATTATCTGGATCTTTATTATGTTCATATGTGGGACGGACGTGTGCCTGTTTCCGAAACAGTCCAGGTAATGAATGACCTGATTAAAAAAGGTAAAATCCGTTATTGGGGAGTTTCAAATTACAGCGGCTGGTCGTTAGCAAAAACACACACATTTGCAGTGGAAAATAATCTTATTCCGCCAGCCGCACATCAAATTTACTACACACCTGAATCACGCGAGGCGGAGTATGAACTGCTGCCTGCAGGGACAGAGCTTGGAATTGGCAACACAATCTGGTCGCCGTTAGGTGAAGGTATGCTGAATGGCAAAATTACCAGAAACCAAAAAGCACAGCCTGGCACACGCCAGGGCAATGGATGGGCCGAGCCGTACTTGAAAGATAAAGAATTCTTTTATAACCTCGTTGAAATGCTCCAGGATATTGCATCAAAACACAATGCCACAGTACCGCAGGTTGTTCTCGCGTGGCTTCGCGACAGACCCAATGTCGACTCGGTAATTATCGCTGCACGCAACAAGGAACAGCTTTATGAAAATGTGGCTTCTTATACGCTGCAATTATCCGATGACGACGTTTCACAAATTACAGATTTTACTGCTCTTGAACCAATTTACCCTCATTGGCACCGCGCAATGAACACGATGGATATGGCTTCTGAATCGGAAAAAGTATACCTCGAAGCGTATAACAAAACGATGACGCAGAAAGATCAGGAAATATAATTATTAAAAAAAATTGTTTAACGTGAAACATCTGCACGAGCGCTATAAACACTGTCATAACAGCACTTTAAAGCAGGGCGTTATAATATAACGCTACGCATTACTCCTGTATCTCCTGACATCAATTGCAGTTAATAAAAAATTGTGCAACAATTAGGACTTAAGCTATACAACTTTAGGAGATGATTCCAAATGAACATGCACAAATTAGTTAAAGTGCTGGCATCAGCGGGAATTGCAGCTACTGTCGTTACAAGCGCACATGTTGCAAGCGGAGATGACGGTATGAATACAGTCGAAGCAGCAGAATCTAAAAATTCAAATTATAAATATCAAGGCGATACAGGTTACGGTGATGGAAACTTCCTTCTTAACGATGCTCTTATAAAAACACTGGAAGAAGACGGTGATTTAGCATTCAACGGCCACGCTATTGAAGCTTCAGAAACTGATTACGAAAAACGTGCGAAGAAGAAATCCGAGTTTGTTGAAGAACACGATCAAAAGTTTACACTTCGCGGAGGAACAGCAACTAAAGTCGTCTTCCCGATTCAGGAAGAAACTTTATCAATTGATGAAGTAACTGAAGCATACGGGGACGACTACGAAGTAAAAAAAGATAAAGATGATAAATACGAAACGTATGTATATAAACTCGGCGACCAGAAAGACGAAGCTGAGAAAAACGTTATAGCATTCAAAGTAGAAAATGATTTTGTAACCCAGGGAACAATCGGTTACAGCAGTTCTTACTAAAAGAATAAAAATAAGAGACCTCCGGCAGTTTAATGATGATATGCCGTGAGGTCTCTTTTTATGATTAGCGGATCTGTATTGAACCGCCGTCAGCCATCAGTGTCTGGCCTGTCATATAATTTGAATCTTCTGATGCTAAAAACACAGCTATCGGACCGATATCTTTTTCAGGATCTCCCCAGCGTTTCATCGGCACTTTGGAAACAATTGCTTCGAATGTTTCAGGGTGCTCTTTCGACCACGCTTCAACCCCCGGTGTCATTGCGATTGGGCTGATGATATTCACATTAATACCATATTCTCCCCATTCGTTTGCTGCAACTTTTGAAATCGCACGGATCGCTTCTTTTGCTGCTGCATATGCCGTTTGTGTTTTTTGCCCTTCAAGACCTGCACCGGAGGCAAAATTAATTACGCTGCCTTTAGACTCTTTAAGATGCGGGAATGCACTTTGCATCAGATAAAATGTCGGATAAAATCCTGTGTCGAATGAGAAGTCCATATCTGCCTGTGTTGTATCTTCAAAGTTCACCTGTCTGGATGCATGTGCATTGTTTACAAGCACATCGAGTTTGCCGTATTTCTCCACAACAGTATCGACGATTTCATGCAGTTTTTCGCGCTCTGTTAAGTCCGCTTTAATGAACATTGAATCCGGTGATATTTCCTGAAGTTCACTCAGTACCGCGTTGCCCTGTTCTTCGTTCAGATCAACAATCGCTACTTTAGCACCTTCTTTTGCCATCGCTCTTGCCATACCGCTGCCTATCCCGCCGGCACCGCCTGTAATAATAACTGCTTTATCTTTTAATTTCATACTGATCACTCCATTTTGTACAATTTAACTTACATTGCTGTTAAGCCGCCATCAATAATGAATTCAGATCCTGTAGAATAGCTTGATTCTTCTGATGCCAGGAACAGCACCATATTTGTCACTTCTTCCGACTGAGCCATGCGGCGCATTGGGATGTGCTTCGCGAACTCTTTAATCTGTTCCAC from Jeotgalicoccus saudimassiliensis includes the following:
- a CDS encoding SDR family NAD(P)-dependent oxidoreductase; the encoded protein is MKLKDKAVIITGGAGGIGSGMARAMAKEGAKVAIVDLNEEQGNAVLSELQEISPDSMFIKADLTEREKLHEIVDTVVEKYGKLDVLVNNAHASRQVNFEDTTQADMDFSFDTGFYPTFYLMQSAFPHLKESKGSVINFASGAGLEGQKTQTAYAAAKEAIRAISKVAANEWGEYGINVNIISPIAMTPGVEAWSKEHPETFEAIVSKVPMKRWGDPEKDIGPIAVFLASEDSNYMTGQTLMADGGSIQIR
- a CDS encoding IS3 family transposase is translated as MIIELRKTGRYQLKELLETAKIAKSVFKYWNDRLPEQHDKEAEIVESIQTIVAESKGRYGYRRVCLALKNKGMIVNHKKVLRLMRKYQLLCGKFKHRNRQYKAYKGKVGKIAKNKLSRRFKTDRPYQKVLTDITQFNIPASGEKLYLSPFMDAFSGEILSCKINRSPTLDIAIDPLIDLIQQRPMLDYRMTVHSDQGWHYQHRQWVKYLKKHQTFQSMSRKGNCLDNSPMENFFGLLKQEMFYGQQFTTYTELESAIHQYIAFYNNDRIKTKLKGMSPVNYRRHTFNKIA
- a CDS encoding SDR family oxidoreductase — encoded protein: MTQTVLITGAGTGFGKNIAFALAEKGNPVIATVEVMSQVSALEQEARERGVTMQIEKLDVTNAKDREKAWTWDIDVLVNNAAVKEGGSLVDIPEENLRHQFEANVFGPILLTKGFARKMVENKSGRIVFVSSVSGITTNPLSGPYSGSKHTVEAFALALSKELQEFNVEVSTINPGPYLTGFNDREFETWKNWETDLSETVFDYSKTAFPSEQFDPHEVTEPAIKVILGETKQYRNVIPEKMVSGLKEKQQAVWDKKTTDGLGERNETVQKSYDIEPGTPAE
- a CDS encoding helix-turn-helix domain-containing protein; this encodes MYRKHSIDFKIKVVNEYLTGNNGFNRLESKYGITSSLIRTWVNQFNQNGVQGLTAGMTKSTYSKSFKLEVIQYRLEHHLSYRETANAFDIPNPSIIAQWQSRYHQYGILGLETQPKGRPSKLMNKKQSRKKRNESQPLNETEREELERLRIENRKLEVAIALEKKLQSLARDKRTKK
- the isaB gene encoding immunodominant staphylococcal antigen IsaB family protein; translation: MNMHKLVKVLASAGIAATVVTSAHVASGDDGMNTVEAAESKNSNYKYQGDTGYGDGNFLLNDALIKTLEEDGDLAFNGHAIEASETDYEKRAKKKSEFVEEHDQKFTLRGGTATKVVFPIQEETLSIDEVTEAYGDDYEVKKDKDDKYETYVYKLGDQKDEAEKNVIAFKVENDFVTQGTIGYSSSY
- a CDS encoding aldo/keto reductase encodes the protein MDYKLLGNSGLNISKYSLGTIPFSGTNGFEGAADMGQETANHFVDYALDHGINHFDTANLYAKGDAEIVLGKALGNKRKDMTIASKTGVQIQGGPNDGGATRINIESTIDKTLERLGTNYLDLYYVHMWDGRVPVSETVQVMNDLIKKGKIRYWGVSNYSGWSLAKTHTFAVENNLIPPAAHQIYYTPESREAEYELLPAGTELGIGNTIWSPLGEGMLNGKITRNQKAQPGTRQGNGWAEPYLKDKEFFYNLVEMLQDIASKHNATVPQVVLAWLRDRPNVDSVIIAARNKEQLYENVASYTLQLSDDDVSQITDFTALEPIYPHWHRAMNTMDMASESEKVYLEAYNKTMTQKDQEI